A genomic window from Streptomyces sp. HUAS YS2 includes:
- a CDS encoding prolyl oligopeptidase family serine peptidase: MTESNETGIDHSHDDGRDESRGGDPDVPVWEQRFRAPRVSLPDWAEEAPDRSLFVSNATGTYELYAWDRASGMQRQVTDRPNGTTDGTLSPDGESVWWFSDTDGDEFGVWMRQPFEGGADEPAVPGLDASYPAGLALGRDGTVVVGRSTDEDGSTVHLLRPGRPEPVEIYRHRESAGVGDLSHDASLIAVEHTEHGDSMHASLRVLRAEDGSTMAELDDTKGGTAELGLSVLGFAPLPGDTRLLVGHQRRGRWEPMLWDVATGTETDLALELPGDVSAEWYPDGSGLLIVHGYEARSELWRYEIGTGALVKVDTPAGTVSGATARPDGSVEYMWSSAARPAVLRSTAGGVVLDPPGPKAPESVPVEDVWVEGPGGRIHALVQRPATGEGPFPTVFEIHGGPAWHDSDAFAAGPAAWVDHGFAVVRVNYRGSTGYGREWTDALKHRVGLIELEDVAAVRTWAVDSGLADPERLVLAGGSWGGYLTLLGLGTQPDSWSLGLAAVPVADYVTAYNDEMEALKALDRTLLGGSPEEVPERFEASSPLTYVDAVKAPVYISAGVNDPRCPIRQVENYVDRLAARGAVHEVYRYDAGHGSLVVDERIKQLRLELDFALRHLGTPAEGN; the protein is encoded by the coding sequence ATGACCGAGAGCAACGAGACCGGCATCGACCACAGCCACGACGACGGCCGCGACGAAAGCCGCGGGGGCGACCCCGACGTACCCGTCTGGGAGCAGCGCTTCCGTGCCCCGCGGGTGTCCCTGCCCGACTGGGCCGAGGAGGCCCCGGACCGTTCGCTGTTCGTCTCCAACGCGACGGGCACGTACGAGCTGTACGCGTGGGACCGGGCGAGCGGGATGCAGCGCCAGGTCACGGACCGGCCCAACGGCACGACGGACGGCACGCTGTCGCCGGACGGAGAGTCGGTCTGGTGGTTCTCGGACACCGACGGGGACGAGTTCGGGGTGTGGATGCGCCAGCCCTTCGAGGGCGGCGCCGACGAACCGGCCGTCCCCGGGCTCGACGCGTCCTACCCGGCAGGCCTGGCGCTGGGTCGGGACGGCACGGTGGTCGTCGGCCGGTCCACGGACGAGGACGGCTCGACGGTCCATCTACTCCGGCCGGGGCGGCCGGAGCCGGTGGAGATCTACCGGCACCGCGAGTCGGCGGGCGTCGGCGACCTCTCCCACGACGCGTCCCTGATCGCGGTCGAGCACACCGAGCACGGCGACTCGATGCACGCGTCGCTGCGCGTGCTCCGCGCCGAGGACGGCTCGACGATGGCGGAACTGGACGACACCAAGGGCGGCACGGCGGAACTCGGCCTGTCCGTGCTGGGCTTCGCGCCGCTGCCCGGCGACACCCGGCTGCTGGTCGGTCACCAGCGGCGCGGCCGCTGGGAGCCGATGCTGTGGGACGTGGCGACGGGCACGGAGACCGACCTCGCCCTGGAGCTGCCCGGCGACGTCTCGGCGGAGTGGTACCCGGACGGCTCCGGACTGCTGATCGTGCACGGCTACGAGGCGCGCAGCGAGCTGTGGCGGTACGAGATCGGCACCGGCGCGCTGGTGAAGGTGGACACCCCGGCGGGCACGGTCTCGGGTGCGACGGCCCGGCCGGACGGCTCGGTGGAGTACATGTGGTCGTCGGCGGCGCGGCCCGCGGTGCTCCGGTCGACGGCAGGCGGCGTGGTGCTCGACCCACCCGGGCCGAAGGCGCCGGAGTCGGTGCCGGTGGAGGACGTGTGGGTGGAGGGCCCGGGCGGCCGGATCCACGCCCTGGTGCAGCGGCCGGCCACCGGCGAGGGCCCGTTCCCGACGGTCTTCGAGATCCACGGCGGGCCGGCCTGGCACGACAGCGACGCGTTCGCTGCGGGCCCGGCGGCCTGGGTGGACCACGGCTTCGCGGTGGTCCGGGTGAACTACCGCGGGTCGACCGGCTACGGGCGGGAGTGGACGGACGCGCTCAAGCACCGGGTCGGGCTGATCGAGCTGGAGGACGTCGCGGCGGTCCGGACATGGGCGGTGGACTCGGGTCTCGCCGACCCGGAGCGGCTGGTCCTGGCGGGCGGCTCGTGGGGCGGGTACCTGACGCTGCTCGGCCTGGGCACCCAGCCGGACTCCTGGTCGCTGGGCCTCGCCGCGGTGCCGGTCGCCGACTACGTGACGGCGTACAACGACGAGATGGAGGCCCTGAAGGCACTGGACCGCACGCTGCTCGGAGGGTCTCCCGAGGAGGTCCCGGAGCGGTTCGAGGCCTCGTCCCCGCTGACGTACGTGGACGCCGTGAAGGCGCCGGTTTACATCTCGGCGGGCGTCAACGACCCGCGCTGCCCGATCCGTCAGGTGGAGAACTACGTGGACCGGCTGGCGGCCCGCGGCGCGGTGCACGAGGTGTACCGGTACGACGCGGGGCACGGCTCGCTGGTGGTCGACGAGCGGATCAAGCAGCTGCGGCTGGAGCTGGACTTCGCGCTGCGCCACCTGGGGACCCCGGCGGAGGGAAACTGA
- a CDS encoding DUF5063 domain-containing protein produces the protein MSDATLHSITQDPDDFAVQIADSIESFIVATTEVAKGDEPDSAVPFLLLELSQLLLAGGRLGAHEDIVPDERYEPDTGPDVDVDELRERFAVLLDPVDVFSEVFDPYEPRKAPIPSRISDNLADIVTDLRHGLAHYRAGRTTEALWWWQFSYFSNWGPTASATLRALQSLVAHVRLDQPLAELDGLDTDEDLTEDDLAEEAGRVMAREIAGPLGLRPVKR, from the coding sequence ATGTCTGACGCCACGCTGCACTCGATCACGCAGGATCCGGACGACTTCGCGGTCCAGATCGCGGACTCGATCGAGTCCTTCATCGTCGCGACCACGGAAGTGGCCAAGGGCGACGAGCCCGACAGCGCGGTTCCGTTCCTGCTCCTGGAGCTCTCCCAGCTGCTGCTCGCCGGCGGGCGGCTCGGCGCGCACGAGGACATCGTCCCGGACGAGCGGTACGAGCCGGACACCGGTCCGGACGTGGACGTCGACGAGCTGCGGGAGCGGTTCGCGGTGCTGCTGGACCCGGTGGACGTGTTCTCCGAGGTCTTCGACCCGTACGAGCCGCGCAAGGCGCCCATCCCGTCCCGGATCTCGGACAACCTGGCCGACATCGTCACGGACCTGCGGCACGGTCTGGCGCACTACCGGGCCGGCCGGACGACCGAGGCGCTGTGGTGGTGGCAGTTCTCGTACTTCTCCAACTGGGGCCCGACCGCATCGGCGACCCTGCGGGCGCTGCAGTCGCTGGTCGCACACGTCCGGCTGGACCAGCCGCTGGCCGAGCTGGACGGCCTGGACACGGACGAGGACCTGACCGAGGACGATCTCGCGGAGGAGGCCGGCCGGGTGATGGCGCGGGAGATCGCCGGTCCGCTGGGGCTGCGCCCGGTCAAGCGCTGA
- a CDS encoding YbaB/EbfC family nucleoid-associated protein: protein MIPGGGQPNMQQLLQQAQKMQQDLARAQEELAATEVEGQAGGGLVRATVTGSGELRGLVIDPKAVDPEAASSLQELGETLADLVVAAVKAANDNAQQLQQAKLGPLAQGLGGMPGLGF, encoded by the coding sequence GTGATCCCCGGTGGTGGCCAGCCCAACATGCAGCAGCTCCTCCAGCAGGCCCAGAAGATGCAGCAGGACCTCGCGCGCGCTCAGGAGGAGCTCGCCGCGACCGAGGTCGAGGGCCAGGCCGGCGGAGGTCTCGTGCGCGCGACGGTCACCGGCTCCGGGGAGCTCCGCGGCCTGGTGATCGACCCGAAGGCGGTCGACCCCGAGGCTGCGTCTTCCTTGCAGGAGCTTGGCGAGACCCTGGCCGACCTGGTCGTCGCGGCCGTGAAGGCGGCCAACGACAACGCGCAGCAGCTCCAGCAGGCCAAGCTCGGCCCGCTCGCGCAGGGCCTGGGCGGTATGCCGGGTCTGGGCTTCTAA
- a CDS encoding class I SAM-dependent methyltransferase — protein sequence MYAPTPSDWRDANRARWDERVPIHVASDFYDLASFRDGKEALRDFEIDEVGDVTGRSLLHLQCHIGLDTLSWARRGAAQVVGLDFSEPAVETARGLAADLGLTADRAAFVAADVYDAAEAVPDRAYDIVYTGTGALNWLPDIQRWAETAASLVAPGGFLYVAEFHPLTDVLDDETGSRVLHDYFARDAWVDTSPGTYADLDADTVHNRSVEWQHPVGEVVTAIAAAGLRIEFLHEHDASLFPRYGSLRRDEQGYYRFPTDRARIPLMYSIKASRPG from the coding sequence ATGTACGCACCGACTCCGTCCGACTGGCGCGACGCCAACCGCGCCCGCTGGGACGAACGCGTCCCGATCCATGTCGCGAGCGACTTCTACGACCTCGCGTCATTCCGCGACGGCAAGGAGGCGCTGCGGGACTTCGAGATCGACGAGGTCGGCGACGTCACCGGCAGGTCGCTCCTCCACCTGCAGTGCCACATCGGCCTGGACACCCTGTCCTGGGCCCGCCGCGGTGCCGCCCAGGTCGTCGGCCTGGACTTCTCCGAGCCGGCCGTCGAGACGGCCCGCGGCCTCGCCGCCGATCTGGGTCTGACCGCCGACCGGGCGGCCTTCGTCGCCGCCGACGTCTACGACGCCGCAGAAGCGGTGCCCGACCGCGCGTACGACATCGTCTACACCGGCACCGGGGCGCTCAACTGGCTCCCGGACATCCAGCGCTGGGCCGAGACCGCGGCGTCCCTCGTCGCTCCCGGCGGCTTCCTGTACGTCGCCGAGTTCCATCCGCTGACCGATGTCCTGGACGACGAGACCGGCTCACGGGTGCTGCACGACTACTTCGCCCGCGACGCCTGGGTGGACACCTCGCCCGGGACGTACGCCGACCTCGACGCCGACACCGTCCACAACCGCAGCGTGGAATGGCAGCACCCGGTCGGCGAGGTCGTGACGGCGATCGCGGCGGCGGGGCTGCGCATCGAGTTCCTGCACGAGCACGATGCCTCGCTCTTCCCGCGGTACGGATCGCTCCGCCGCGACGAGCAGGGCTACTACCGCTTCCCCACGGACCGGGCGCGCATCCCGCTGATGTACTCGATCAAGGCGTCCCGCCCGGGCTGA
- a CDS encoding aspartate-semialdehyde dehydrogenase, which produces MNRRPTLAVVGATGAVGAVMLQMLSQHADVWGEIRLVASPRSAGRKLAVRGEEAEVLALSEEVLEGVDVALFLVPEEVAAQWAPIAAAKGAVVVDNSAAFRLDPDVPLVVPEINPHAVRVRPRGIVASPGDSTLALIVALGALHAEFGVDEVVVTALQAVSGAGQEGVAALRAQLSTVAGTELGAHPGDVRRAVGEDTGPFAAPVALNVVPWSGAPAEGGWSSEEAGLRAETRKILDLPRLRVVATCVRVPVLTTHSLSVHARFEQPVTVERAHEILATSPGVVLYDDPGAGDFPTPADVVGTDPTWVGRVRRTPDDERALEFFVCGDNLRKGAALNVVQIAESVVSTLRPESGKRPEFGDS; this is translated from the coding sequence ATGAACCGCAGGCCGACGCTCGCGGTCGTCGGTGCGACCGGAGCCGTCGGTGCGGTGATGCTCCAGATGCTCTCGCAGCACGCGGACGTCTGGGGCGAGATCCGTCTCGTCGCCTCACCGCGCTCGGCCGGCCGCAAGCTGGCCGTGCGCGGCGAGGAGGCCGAGGTGCTGGCCCTCTCCGAGGAGGTTCTGGAGGGGGTGGACGTCGCCCTCTTCCTCGTACCGGAAGAGGTGGCGGCGCAGTGGGCGCCGATCGCCGCCGCCAAGGGCGCGGTGGTCGTGGACAATTCGGCGGCGTTCCGGCTCGATCCGGACGTGCCGCTGGTCGTGCCCGAGATCAATCCGCACGCCGTACGGGTACGGCCGCGCGGGATCGTCGCGAGTCCCGGCGACAGCACCCTGGCGCTGATCGTGGCGCTCGGGGCGCTGCACGCCGAGTTCGGCGTGGACGAGGTGGTCGTGACCGCCCTTCAGGCGGTCAGCGGGGCCGGGCAGGAGGGCGTCGCCGCGCTGCGCGCCCAGCTGTCGACGGTCGCCGGTACGGAACTGGGCGCGCACCCCGGCGACGTACGGCGGGCCGTGGGCGAGGACACCGGGCCGTTCGCCGCGCCCGTCGCGCTCAACGTCGTGCCCTGGTCGGGCGCGCCGGCCGAGGGAGGCTGGTCCTCGGAGGAGGCCGGGCTGCGCGCCGAGACCCGCAAGATCCTGGACCTGCCGCGGCTGCGGGTCGTCGCGACCTGCGTGCGGGTGCCGGTGCTGACCACCCACTCGCTGTCCGTGCACGCGCGGTTCGAGCAGCCGGTGACGGTGGAGCGGGCGCACGAGATCCTCGCCACCTCGCCCGGTGTCGTCCTCTACGACGACCCCGGCGCCGGGGACTTCCCCACTCCGGCGGACGTCGTCGGTACCGATCCCACCTGGGTGGGACGGGTGCGCCGGACGCCGGACGACGAGCGGGCGCTCGAGTTCTTCGTCTGCGGCGACAACCTCCGCAAGGGGGCCGCGCTCAATGTCGTGCAGATCGCCGAATCCGTCGTTTCCACGCTTCGTCCGGAATCCGGGAAGCGTCCGGAATTCGGCGACAGCTGA
- a CDS encoding aspartate kinase: protein MGLVVQKYGGSSVADAEGIKRVAKRIVDAKKNGHQVVVVVSAMGDTTDELIDLAEQVSPMPAGREFDMLLTAGERISMALLAMAIKNLGHEAQSFTGSQAGVITDSVHNKARIIDVTPGRIRTALDEGNIAIVAGFQGVSADSKDITTLGRGGSDTTAVALAAALDAEVCEIYTDVDGVFTADPRVVKKARKIDWISSEDMLELAASGSKVLLHRCVEYARRYNIPIHVRSSFSGLPGTWVSNEKPNGDVQVEHAIISGVAHDVSEAKITVVGVPDKPGEAAAIFRAIADAEINIDMIVQNVSAAATALTDISFTLPKTEGHKAIEALERTKGSIGFDSLRYDDQIGKISLVGAGMKTNPGVTADFFKALSDAGVNIELISTSEIRISVVTRQDDVNEAVRAVHTAFGLDSDSDEAVVYGGTGR, encoded by the coding sequence GTGGGCCTTGTCGTGCAGAAGTACGGAGGCTCCTCCGTTGCGGATGCCGAAGGCATCAAGCGCGTCGCCAAGCGGATCGTGGATGCCAAGAAGAACGGCCACCAGGTGGTCGTCGTGGTATCCGCGATGGGCGACACGACGGACGAGCTGATCGATCTCGCCGAGCAGGTTTCCCCGATGCCTGCCGGACGCGAATTCGACATGCTGCTGACCGCCGGAGAGCGGATCTCCATGGCACTGCTGGCCATGGCGATCAAAAACCTGGGCCACGAGGCCCAGTCGTTCACCGGCAGCCAGGCAGGCGTCATCACCGACTCGGTCCACAACAAAGCGCGCATCATCGATGTCACGCCGGGCCGGATCCGTACCGCGCTGGACGAGGGCAACATCGCCATCGTCGCCGGTTTCCAGGGTGTCTCGGCGGACTCCAAGGACATCACCACCCTCGGCCGGGGCGGCTCGGACACCACCGCCGTCGCGCTCGCGGCCGCGCTGGACGCCGAGGTCTGCGAGATCTACACCGACGTGGACGGCGTCTTCACCGCCGACCCGCGCGTGGTGAAGAAGGCCCGGAAGATCGACTGGATCTCCTCCGAGGACATGCTGGAGCTGGCCGCCTCCGGCTCCAAGGTGCTGCTGCACCGCTGCGTCGAGTACGCGCGCCGATACAACATTCCGATCCACGTACGGTCCTCGTTCTCGGGGCTGCCGGGCACCTGGGTCAGCAACGAGAAGCCGAATGGGGACGTTCAGGTGGAGCACGCCATCATCTCCGGAGTCGCCCACGACGTCTCCGAAGCCAAGATCACGGTCGTCGGTGTCCCGGACAAGCCGGGCGAGGCCGCGGCGATCTTCCGCGCCATCGCGGACGCCGAGATCAACATCGACATGATCGTGCAGAACGTGTCCGCCGCGGCCACCGCCCTGACGGACATCTCCTTCACCCTCCCCAAGACCGAGGGCCACAAGGCCATCGAGGCCCTGGAGCGGACGAAGGGCTCGATCGGCTTCGACTCGCTGCGCTACGACGACCAGATCGGCAAGATCTCCCTGGTCGGCGCGGGCATGAAGACCAACCCGGGCGTCACCGCCGACTTCTTCAAGGCGCTGTCCGACGCGGGCGTCAACATCGAGCTGATCTCGACCTCCGAGATCCGGATCTCGGTCGTGACCCGCCAGGACGACGTCAACGAGGCGGTGCGCGCCGTGCACACCGCGTTCGGTCTCGACAGCGACTCCGACGAGGCCGTCGTCTATGGAGGCACCGGCCGATGA
- a CDS encoding SLATT domain-containing protein: protein MQPPEMQPGQPGGPGRPSPHGDREPDPAPAAADRHRNPDLTGAPFPLGDWGEPAERLDELYRWVEGNALRTAEWYLSDRVWKRRSARALRVGTALGVVAGAALPLLDLTGVAADGAAGWGYLSLLLGAACMACDRFFGLTSGWIRDVATAQAIQRRLQALQFDWASESVREVLGPTEGTASEAAERCLGVLRRFSEDVTELVRAETADWMVEFRSGPAPLVMQSVGAAGGRPEAPHPSARFPLPPGTRPNMPRQRPPEPR from the coding sequence ATGCAGCCGCCGGAGATGCAGCCGGGGCAGCCCGGCGGGCCGGGCCGCCCTTCGCCGCACGGCGACCGTGAGCCGGACCCGGCCCCGGCGGCCGCGGACCGGCACCGGAACCCGGACCTGACGGGTGCGCCGTTCCCGCTCGGGGACTGGGGCGAGCCCGCGGAGCGCCTCGACGAGCTGTACCGCTGGGTCGAGGGCAACGCGCTGCGCACCGCCGAGTGGTACCTCTCCGACCGCGTCTGGAAGCGCCGCTCCGCCCGCGCCCTGCGCGTCGGTACGGCCCTGGGCGTCGTCGCGGGCGCGGCGCTGCCACTGCTGGACCTGACGGGCGTCGCGGCGGACGGGGCGGCCGGCTGGGGCTACCTCTCCCTGCTGCTGGGCGCGGCGTGCATGGCGTGCGACCGGTTCTTCGGCCTTACGTCCGGCTGGATAAGGGACGTGGCCACCGCGCAGGCGATCCAGCGCCGGCTGCAGGCGCTCCAGTTCGACTGGGCGTCGGAGAGCGTGCGCGAGGTGCTGGGCCCCACGGAGGGCACCGCGAGCGAGGCGGCGGAGCGCTGCCTGGGGGTGCTGCGGCGGTTCTCGGAGGACGTGACGGAGCTGGTGCGGGCGGAGACGGCGGACTGGATGGTCGAGTTCCGCTCGGGGCCGGCGCCGCTGGTGATGCAGTCGGTGGGGGCCGCGGGCGGCCGCCCGGAGGCCCCGCACCCGTCGGCGCGGTTCCCGCTCCCGCCGGGCACCCGCCCGAACATGCCGCGACAGCGGCCGCCGGAGCCGCGGTAG
- a CDS encoding GntR family transcriptional regulator, with protein MAANGAASGAVTRSTLRQQIADALRDEILAGRLRPGDAFTVKQIAEQYGVSATPVREALVDLSAQGLLDSDHHRGFCVHRFTVDDYRGMVDARMMIVDGIFRRHLATLAAPRPPAAAAPEAAGEAPDVRLGAAIASVRRRAEAASRAARAGDLDVLIGYDIRFWRELSRLVAANDYVAGFLHRLRVHAWVFAVPYLRSDHELLDWLWGGHTDLVDAITRGDAAAAIAVVEAYNAHALQWADRLERRPGH; from the coding sequence ATGGCCGCGAACGGAGCCGCCAGCGGGGCCGTGACGCGCAGCACCCTGCGGCAGCAGATCGCGGACGCGCTGCGTGACGAGATCCTCGCGGGGCGTCTGCGCCCCGGGGACGCGTTCACCGTCAAGCAGATCGCCGAGCAGTACGGGGTGTCCGCCACGCCCGTGCGCGAGGCCCTCGTCGACCTCTCGGCGCAGGGGCTGCTCGACTCCGACCACCACCGGGGCTTCTGCGTGCACCGGTTCACGGTCGACGACTACCGGGGCATGGTCGACGCCCGCATGATGATCGTGGACGGGATATTCCGCCGCCATCTCGCGACCCTCGCCGCTCCCCGGCCGCCGGCGGCCGCCGCCCCGGAGGCGGCCGGAGAGGCGCCCGACGTACGGCTCGGGGCCGCCATCGCCTCCGTGCGCCGCCGGGCCGAGGCCGCCTCCCGCGCCGCCCGCGCCGGGGACCTGGACGTCCTCATCGGCTACGACATCCGGTTCTGGCGCGAGCTGAGCCGGCTCGTCGCCGCCAACGACTACGTCGCCGGCTTCCTGCACCGGCTGCGCGTGCACGCCTGGGTCTTCGCCGTGCCCTACCTGCGCTCCGACCACGAGCTGCTCGACTGGCTGTGGGGCGGGCACACCGACCTCGTCGACGCCATCACCCGGGGCGACGCGGCGGCCGCGATCGCCGTGGTCGAGGCGTACAACGCGCACGCGCTGCAGTGGGCGGACCGGCTGGAGCGCCGCCCCGGGCACTGA
- a CDS encoding SigE family RNA polymerase sigma factor, with protein MAEVLDITTVVSLRGAALVPARGAALVPARGGSGVPAGSAVVRPLRRPRTPGGMPVIAPMPTARTTRIPSPREGADDAMAAGTTVDHLTETYRAHYRSLLGLAALLLDDTASCEDVVQEAFIRVHSARSRVRDPEKTLAYLRQTVVNLSRSALRRRILGLKLLSKPMPDMASAEEGAYDQLERDALIKAMRGLQRRQREVLVLRYFADMTEAQVAETLGISLGSVKAYGSRGIAALRVAMEATT; from the coding sequence GTGGCAGAGGTACTCGACATCACAACGGTGGTCTCGCTCCGCGGCGCGGCCCTCGTCCCCGCGCGGGGCGCGGCGCTCGTCCCGGCACGGGGCGGGTCCGGCGTTCCCGCCGGAAGCGCCGTCGTGCGCCCGCTCCGGCGGCCGCGCACGCCCGGCGGCATGCCGGTGATCGCGCCGATGCCCACCGCCCGCACCACCCGCATCCCGTCGCCCCGCGAGGGCGCTGACGACGCCATGGCCGCGGGGACCACCGTCGACCACCTCACCGAGACCTACCGCGCCCACTACCGGTCGCTGCTCGGTCTCGCGGCCCTGCTCCTGGACGACACCGCCTCCTGCGAGGACGTGGTCCAGGAGGCCTTCATCCGGGTCCACTCGGCGCGCTCGCGCGTCCGCGACCCCGAGAAGACGCTGGCGTACCTGCGGCAGACGGTGGTGAACCTGTCGCGTTCCGCGCTGCGCCGGCGCATCCTCGGCCTCAAGCTGCTGTCGAAGCCGATGCCCGACATGGCGAGCGCCGAGGAGGGAGCGTACGACCAGCTGGAGCGGGACGCGCTGATCAAGGCGATGCGCGGACTGCAGCGGCGCCAGCGCGAGGTGCTGGTGCTGCGGTACTTCGCCGACATGACCGAGGCGCAGGTCGCCGAGACGCTCGGGATATCCCTGGGTTCGGTGAAGGCGTACGGCTCGCGCGGCATCGCGGCGCTGCGCGTCGCCATGGAGGCCACGACATGA
- a CDS encoding DUF6191 domain-containing protein, producing MEFAVFVTLPGLVILLCVIAFADQILRATGRGRRQGQVSSTGFEQLHATFSPGKENELKERQSALVMRDDEEDGAPPHRSTVDLKAGRAVIRLPEGREAGAAVSPGGTP from the coding sequence ATGGAGTTCGCCGTGTTCGTGACGCTGCCCGGTCTGGTGATCCTGCTGTGCGTGATCGCCTTCGCCGACCAGATCCTGCGCGCGACGGGACGCGGCCGGCGGCAGGGGCAGGTGTCGTCGACCGGCTTCGAGCAGTTGCACGCGACGTTCTCGCCGGGCAAGGAGAACGAGCTCAAGGAGCGGCAGAGCGCCCTGGTCATGCGGGACGACGAGGAGGACGGCGCGCCGCCGCACCGGTCGACGGTGGACCTGAAAGCGGGTCGCGCCGTCATCCGCCTCCCGGAGGGCCGGGAGGCGGGAGCGGCCGTCAGCCCGGGCGGGACGCCTTGA
- the recR gene encoding recombination mediator RecR, translating into MYEGVVQDLIDELGRLPGVGPKSAQRIAFHILQAEPTDVRRLAHALLEVKEKVRFCAVCGNVAQQEQCNICRDPRRDATVICVVEEPKDVVAIERTREFRGRYHVLGGAISPIEGVGPDDLRIRELLARLADGTVTELILATDPNLEGEATATYLARMIKPMGLKVTRLASGLPVGGDLEYADEVTLGRAFEGRRLLDV; encoded by the coding sequence TTGTACGAAGGCGTGGTGCAGGACCTCATCGACGAACTGGGCAGGCTGCCCGGCGTCGGTCCCAAGAGCGCGCAGCGGATCGCCTTCCACATCCTCCAGGCGGAGCCGACCGACGTGCGCCGGCTGGCGCACGCGCTCCTCGAGGTCAAGGAGAAGGTCCGGTTCTGTGCGGTCTGCGGCAACGTGGCCCAGCAGGAGCAGTGCAACATCTGTCGCGACCCGCGCCGGGACGCGACGGTCATCTGCGTGGTCGAGGAGCCCAAGGACGTCGTGGCGATCGAGCGGACGCGTGAGTTCCGCGGCCGCTACCACGTGCTGGGCGGCGCGATCAGCCCGATCGAGGGCGTCGGGCCGGACGACCTGCGGATCCGCGAGCTGCTCGCGCGGCTGGCGGACGGCACGGTCACCGAGCTGATCCTGGCCACCGACCCGAACCTGGAGGGCGAGGCCACCGCGACGTACCTGGCGCGGATGATCAAGCCCATGGGGCTGAAGGTGACCCGGCTCGCGAGCGGGCTCCCCGTCGGCGGCGATCTCGAGTACGCGGACGAGGTCACGCTGGGCCGTGCCTTCGAGGGGCGGCGCCTGCTAGATGTATGA
- a CDS encoding SURF1 family protein: protein MYGFLRTPRWWGINVFVLLAIPFCLFMGTWQLGKFEDRVDTHQAAEKRPDPSTRKAAPLASLLPVDKETSGRIAEAKGRYGEQFLVPDRRLDGKDGGYVLTLLKTDGGRTLPVVRGWLPAGGKAPAAPSGEVTVTGALQASENAGTKGASAAGGLPEGQLGIISAAALVNVVDDDVYDAWLAQTDSPAGLTPVPPQAAAGTGLDVKAFQNLGYTAEWFVFAGFVVFMWFRLLRREAEAHRDEALGLA from the coding sequence GTGTACGGGTTCCTGAGAACGCCCCGCTGGTGGGGGATCAACGTCTTCGTCCTGCTCGCGATTCCGTTCTGCCTGTTCATGGGAACGTGGCAGCTGGGCAAGTTCGAGGACCGCGTGGACACCCACCAGGCGGCCGAGAAGCGCCCGGATCCCTCGACGCGGAAGGCCGCGCCGCTGGCCTCCCTGCTGCCGGTGGACAAGGAGACCTCGGGGCGGATCGCCGAGGCGAAGGGCCGCTACGGCGAGCAGTTCCTCGTGCCGGACCGGCGGCTCGACGGCAAGGACGGCGGGTACGTGCTGACCCTGCTGAAGACGGACGGCGGCCGGACGCTGCCGGTCGTACGGGGCTGGCTGCCCGCGGGCGGCAAGGCCCCGGCCGCGCCGTCCGGCGAGGTCACGGTCACCGGCGCGCTCCAGGCCTCGGAGAACGCGGGCACCAAGGGCGCGTCCGCCGCGGGCGGGTTGCCCGAGGGCCAGCTGGGGATCATCAGCGCGGCGGCTCTGGTGAACGTGGTCGACGACGACGTCTACGACGCGTGGCTGGCCCAGACCGACTCCCCCGCGGGCCTGACCCCGGTCCCGCCGCAGGCCGCCGCGGGCACCGGCCTGGACGTGAAGGCGTTCCAGAACCTCGGCTACACGGCCGAGTGGTTCGTCTTCGCGGGCTTCGTGGTCTTCATGTGGTTCCGGCTGCTGCGCCGCGAGGCGGAGGCGCACCGCGACGAGGCCCTCGGCCTGGCCTGA